The Streptomyces venezuelae genomic interval TCTCCGGCGGTCTGCACGGCGTCGGCGTCTCCGTCGTCAACGCCCTCTCCACCAAGGTCTCGGTGGAGATCAAGACCGACGGTCACCGCTGGACGCAGGACTACAAGATGGGTGCTCCGACGGAGCCCCTCGCCCAGCACGAGAAGACCGACGAGACCGGCACGTCGGTCACCTTCTGGGCCGACCCGGACATCTTCGAGACGACCGAGTACTCCTTCGAGACGCTCTCGCGCCGCTTCCAGGAGATGGCCTTCCTCAACAAGGGCCTGACGATCACGCTCACCGACGAGCGCGAGTCCGCCAAGGCCACGGTCGGCGCCGACGACCCGGACGCCGAGGCGGCCGCCGAGCCGGCCGCGCGCACGGTGAAGTACCACTACGAGGGCGGCATCGTCGACTTCGTGAAGTACCTCAACTCGCGCAAGGGCGAGCTGATCCACCCGACCGTCATCGACCTCGAGGCGGAGGACAAGGACAAGGCCCTGTCCCTCGAGGTCGCGATGCAGTGGAACAGCGGCTACAGCGAGGGCGTGTACTCCTTCGCCAACATCATCCACACCCACGAGGGCGGCACGCACGAGGAGGGCTTCCGTGCGGCGCTGACCTCGCTGATCAACAAGTACGCGCGCGACAAGAAGCTGCTCCGCGAGAAGGACGACAACCTCACGGGCGACGACATCCGCGAGGGTCTGACCGCGATCATCTCGGTCAAGCTGAGCGAGCCGCAGTTCGAGGGCCAGACCAAGACCAAGCTGGGCAACACGGAGGCGAAGACCTTCGTCCAGAAGGCGGTCTACGAGCACCTCAACGACTGGCTCGACCGCAACCCGGTCGAGGCCGCGGACATCATCCGCAAGTCGATCCAGGCCGCCACCGCGCGCGTGGCCGCCCGCAAGGCGCGCGACCTGACCCGCCGCAAGGGCCTCCTGGAGTCGGCCTCGCTGCCGGGCAAGCTCTCCGACTGCCAGTCGAACGACCCGGCCAAGTGCGAGATCTTCATCGTCGAGGGTGACTCCGCCGGCGGCTCGGCCAAGTCCGGCCGTAACCCGATGTACCAGGCCATCCTGCCGATCCGCGGCAAGATCCTGAACGTCGAGAAGGCCCGGATCGACAAGATCCTGCAGAACACCGAGGTCCAGGCGCTGATCTCGGCCTTCGGCACCGGAGTCCACGAGGACTTCGACATCGAGAAGCTCCGCTATCACAAGATCATTCTGATGGCGGACGCCGACGTCGACGGTCAGCACATCAACACCCTGCTCCTGACCTTCCTCTTCCGCTTCATGCGCCCGCTGGTCGAGGCCGGTCACGTCTACCTCTCGCGCCCGCCGCTCTACAAGATCAAGTGGGGCCGGGACGACTTCGAGTACGCGTACTCGGACCGCGAGCGGGACGCGCTCGTCGCGCTCGGCAAGCAGAACGGCAAGCGGATCAAGGAAGACTCGATCCAGCGCTTCAAGGGTCTCGGCGAGATGAACGCCGAGGAGCTGCGCGTCACCACCATGGACGTCGAGCACCGCGTCCTCGGCCAGGTCACCCTGGACGACGCGGCGCAGGCCGACGACCTGTTCTCGGTGCTGATGGGCGAGGACGTCGAGGCACGGCGCTCGTTCATCCAGCGCAACGCCAAGGACGTTCGCTTCCTCGACATCTGAGTCGGTCTCAGCTGACCGTACGAAAGGACTGACGACCAGCAATGGCCGACGAAAACACTCCCGGCACCACCGAAGAGCAGGAACCCGTGCTGCGGATCGAGCCCGTCGGGCTCGAGACCGAGATGCAGCGCTCGTACCTCGACTACGCGATGTCCGTCATCGTGTCCCGCGCGCTGCCCGACGTACGGGACGGCCTCAAGCCCGTCCACCGGCGCGTGCTGTACGCGATGTACGACGGCGGCTACCGGCCCGAGAAGGGCTTCTACAAGTGCGCCCGCGTCGTCGGCGACGTCATGGGTACGTACCACCCGCACGGCGACTCCTCGATCTACGACGCGCTCGTCCGCCTCGCGCAGCCCTGGTCGATGCGGATGCCGCTCGTCGACTCCAACGGCAACTTCGGTTCCCCGGGCAACGACCCGGCCGCCGCCATGCGGTACACCGAGTGCAAGATGATGCCGCTGGCCATGGAGATGCTCCGGGACATCGACGAGGAGACCGTCGACTTCCAGGACAACTACGACGGCCGCAACCAGGAGCCGACGGTCCTGCCGGCCCGTTTCCCGAACCTGCTGGTCAACGGCTCGGCCGGCATCGCCGTCGGTATGGCCACCAACATCCCGCCGCACAACCTCCGCGAGGTCGCGGCCGGTGCCCAGTGGGCGCTGGAGCACCCCGAGGCCACGCACGAGGAGCTCCTCGACGCGCTGATCGAGCGGATCAAGGGCCCGGACTTCCCGACCGGCGCGCTCGTCGTCGGCCGCAAGGGCATCGAGGAGGCGTACCGCACGGGCCGTGGCTCGATCACGATGCGCGCTGTCGTCGAGGTCGAGGAGATCCAGAACCGCCAGTGCCTGGTGGTCACGGAGCTGCCGTACCAGACCAACCCCGACAACCTCGCGCAGAAGATCGCCGACCTGGTGAAGGACGGCAAGGTCGGCGGCATCGCCGACGTCCGCGACGAGACCTCGTCCCGGACCGGCCAGCGCCTCGTCATCGTGCTCAAGCGCGACGCCGTCGCCAAGGTCGTGCTGAACAACCTCTACAAGCACACCGACCTGCAGACGAACTTCGGCGCGAACATGCTGGCGCTCGTCGACGGCGTGCCCCGCACCCTCTCGCTCGACGCGTTCATCCGCCACTGGGTGACGCACCAGATCGAGGTCATCGTCCGCCGGACGAAGTTCCGGCTGCGCAAGGCCGAGGAGCGCGCCCACATCCTGCGCGGCCTCCTCAAGGCGCTCGACGCGATCGACGAGGTCATCGCGCTCATCCGCCGCAGCGACACGGTCGAGGTCGCGCGCGCGGGTCTGATGGACCTCCTCCAGATCGACGAGATCCAGGCCAACGCGATCCTGGAGATGCAGCTCCGCCGGCTCGCCGCCCTGGAGCGCCAGAAGATCGTCGCCGAGCACGACGAGCTCCAGGCCAAGATCAACGAGTACAACGCGATCCTGGCCTCGCCGGAGCGTCAGCGCGGCATCGTCAGCGAGGAGCTCGCGGCGCTCGTCGAGCGGTTCGGCGACGACCGCCGGTCCAAGCTCGTGCCCTTCGACGGTGACATGTCCATCGAGGACCTGATCGCCGAGGAGGACATCGTCGTCACGATCTCCCGCGGCGGCTATGTGAAGCGGACGAAGACCGAGGACTACCGCTCGCAGAAGCGCGGCGGCAAGGGTGTCCGCGGGACGAAGCTGAAGCAGGACGACATCGTCGACCACTTCTTCGTCTCCACCACCCACCACTGGCTGCTCTTCTTCACCAACAAGGGCCGGGTCTACCGGGCCAAGGCGTACGAGCTGCCGGACGCCGGCCGGGACGCCCGCGGGCAGCACGTGGCCAACCTGCTGGCCTTCCAGCCGGACGAGCAGATCGCGCAGATCCTGGCGATCCGCGACTACGACGCCGCGCCCTACCTGGTGCTCGCCACCAAGGCCGGCCTGGTCAAGAAGACCGCGCTGAAGGACTATGACTCGCCCCGCTCGGGCGGTGTCATCGCCATCAACCTCCGTGAGCGCGAGGACGGCAGCGACGACGAGCTGATCGGGGCCGAGCTGGTCTCCGCCGAGGACGATCTGCTTCTGGTGAGCAAGAAGGCGCAGTCGATCCGCTTCACGGCCACGGACGACGCTCTCCGCCC includes:
- the gyrB gene encoding DNA topoisomerase (ATP-hydrolyzing) subunit B → MLCQKGRFVADSGDPNENNQYTASNIQVLEGLDAVRKRPGMYIGSTGERGLHHMVQEVVDNSVDEALAGHADTIDVTILPDGGVRVVDNGRGIPVGIVASEGKPAVEVVLTVLHAGGKFGGGGYAVSGGLHGVGVSVVNALSTKVSVEIKTDGHRWTQDYKMGAPTEPLAQHEKTDETGTSVTFWADPDIFETTEYSFETLSRRFQEMAFLNKGLTITLTDERESAKATVGADDPDAEAAAEPAARTVKYHYEGGIVDFVKYLNSRKGELIHPTVIDLEAEDKDKALSLEVAMQWNSGYSEGVYSFANIIHTHEGGTHEEGFRAALTSLINKYARDKKLLREKDDNLTGDDIREGLTAIISVKLSEPQFEGQTKTKLGNTEAKTFVQKAVYEHLNDWLDRNPVEAADIIRKSIQAATARVAARKARDLTRRKGLLESASLPGKLSDCQSNDPAKCEIFIVEGDSAGGSAKSGRNPMYQAILPIRGKILNVEKARIDKILQNTEVQALISAFGTGVHEDFDIEKLRYHKIILMADADVDGQHINTLLLTFLFRFMRPLVEAGHVYLSRPPLYKIKWGRDDFEYAYSDRERDALVALGKQNGKRIKEDSIQRFKGLGEMNAEELRVTTMDVEHRVLGQVTLDDAAQADDLFSVLMGEDVEARRSFIQRNAKDVRFLDI
- the gyrA gene encoding DNA gyrase subunit A: MADENTPGTTEEQEPVLRIEPVGLETEMQRSYLDYAMSVIVSRALPDVRDGLKPVHRRVLYAMYDGGYRPEKGFYKCARVVGDVMGTYHPHGDSSIYDALVRLAQPWSMRMPLVDSNGNFGSPGNDPAAAMRYTECKMMPLAMEMLRDIDEETVDFQDNYDGRNQEPTVLPARFPNLLVNGSAGIAVGMATNIPPHNLREVAAGAQWALEHPEATHEELLDALIERIKGPDFPTGALVVGRKGIEEAYRTGRGSITMRAVVEVEEIQNRQCLVVTELPYQTNPDNLAQKIADLVKDGKVGGIADVRDETSSRTGQRLVIVLKRDAVAKVVLNNLYKHTDLQTNFGANMLALVDGVPRTLSLDAFIRHWVTHQIEVIVRRTKFRLRKAEERAHILRGLLKALDAIDEVIALIRRSDTVEVARAGLMDLLQIDEIQANAILEMQLRRLAALERQKIVAEHDELQAKINEYNAILASPERQRGIVSEELAALVERFGDDRRSKLVPFDGDMSIEDLIAEEDIVVTISRGGYVKRTKTEDYRSQKRGGKGVRGTKLKQDDIVDHFFVSTTHHWLLFFTNKGRVYRAKAYELPDAGRDARGQHVANLLAFQPDEQIAQILAIRDYDAAPYLVLATKAGLVKKTALKDYDSPRSGGVIAINLREREDGSDDELIGAELVSAEDDLLLVSKKAQSIRFTATDDALRPMGRATSGVKGMSFRADDELLSMNVVRPGTFVFTATDGGYAKRTPVDEYRVQGRGGLGIKAAKIVEDRGSLVGALVVEETDEILAITLSGGVIRTRVNEVRETGRDTMGVQLINLGKRDAVVGIARNAEAGSDVDDVDGVDGVDDAEGAIEATEAAVVETAVVEAEAVEGTEPSAGEHEE